A part of Streptomyces sp. NBC_01210 genomic DNA contains:
- a CDS encoding cytochrome P450: MSALAEKWDLDRQRYFWMYGEDRSSRRVVFDEASGIWNVYGHVEAVHVANNPHVFSSDTGRLIPQRREFDEGSITQLDPPRHTALRKLITHAFTPRAIDELEPRVHAIVEDLLAKVADRKSFDLIAELAYPLPITVIAELIGIPASDHALLNGWVDKMMSGTSEFSLGERDETVENEVEYAMEQVRHITEYLRGHVKDRRSNPREDLLTRLVEAEVDGERLTESEVANFANVMLVAGHVTTTLLLSGTVLCLDAHPEADRRVRQDRSLVPPLLEESLRYVSPIASMVRVTTTETEVGGVRIGPDQMVSLSIATANRDARVFADPHTFDPARGHNPHLAFGRGVHFCIGAALARREGRIAMNALFDRFPELRCDPDSPPTFMSNPNLNGAARLPVVVG; encoded by the coding sequence ATGTCTGCGCTGGCCGAAAAGTGGGACCTGGACCGACAGCGATACTTCTGGATGTATGGCGAGGACAGGTCGTCCCGGAGAGTCGTCTTCGACGAGGCGAGCGGCATCTGGAACGTCTACGGCCATGTTGAGGCAGTGCACGTGGCGAACAACCCGCACGTCTTCTCGTCGGACACCGGACGGTTGATCCCGCAGCGGCGCGAGTTCGACGAAGGATCCATCACCCAGCTGGATCCGCCCAGGCACACCGCTTTGCGCAAGCTCATCACGCACGCCTTCACCCCCCGCGCGATCGACGAGCTCGAACCCCGGGTCCACGCCATCGTGGAGGACCTGCTGGCCAAGGTGGCCGACCGGAAGAGTTTCGACCTCATCGCCGAGCTGGCGTACCCACTGCCCATCACCGTGATAGCCGAGCTGATCGGCATACCCGCGAGCGACCACGCCTTGCTCAACGGGTGGGTCGACAAAATGATGAGCGGCACCTCGGAGTTCTCGCTCGGAGAGCGCGACGAAACCGTCGAGAACGAGGTGGAGTACGCGATGGAGCAGGTGCGCCACATCACCGAATACCTGCGGGGGCACGTCAAGGACCGGCGCTCGAATCCGCGGGAGGACCTGCTCACCAGGCTCGTCGAGGCGGAGGTCGACGGCGAGCGGTTGACCGAGAGCGAGGTGGCCAACTTCGCCAACGTGATGCTCGTCGCGGGCCACGTCACCACCACCCTGTTGCTCAGCGGAACCGTTCTCTGTCTCGACGCCCACCCGGAGGCGGATCGGAGGGTCCGTCAGGACCGGTCCCTGGTCCCTCCGCTGTTGGAGGAGTCGCTGCGCTACGTAAGCCCCATCGCGTCCATGGTGCGGGTGACCACCACCGAGACCGAAGTGGGCGGTGTGAGGATCGGGCCGGACCAAATGGTCAGCCTGTCGATCGCGACCGCCAACCGCGACGCGCGGGTCTTCGCCGATCCGCACACCTTCGACCCCGCCCGCGGGCACAACCCGCACCTGGCCTTCGGCCGGGGTGTGCACTTCTGCATCGGGGCGGCGCTGGCGAGGCGGGAGGGCCGCATTGCGATGAACGCGCTGTTCGACCGCTTTCCGGAGCTGCGATGCGACCCGGACAGCCCACCGACGTTCATGTCCAACCCCAACCTCAACGGTGCGGCCCGGCTTCCCGTCGTCGTCGGCTGA
- a CDS encoding ATP-binding cassette domain-containing protein has translation MASTSPPAITATGLRKSYGDKLVLDGIDLEVPSGRIWSLLGPNGAGKTTLVQILSTLIRPDAGTVRVAGHDLLREPEAVRRAIGVTGQFAAIDELLTGEENLQLMCQLHRLSPQESRQRTAQLLERFELAGKDAKKLAGAYSGGMRRKLDLAMTLVGSPRIIFLDEPTTGLDPRSRRTMWDIIRDLVAGGVTVFLTTQYLEEADELADRIAVLHHGNFVAEGTPAELKRLVPGGDIRLTFDTMEQLTLASEALGTSDIDEEALSLRVPSEGDLGSMRRVIDRLDGVSVTASSLSMHSPDLDDVFLTLTSQPATDNGKQEAVR, from the coding sequence ATGGCATCCACCAGTCCACCCGCAATCACGGCCACCGGACTGCGCAAGTCGTACGGTGACAAGCTGGTTCTCGACGGAATCGACCTCGAGGTTCCCTCGGGGCGCATCTGGTCGCTCCTGGGACCGAACGGCGCCGGCAAGACGACCCTGGTGCAGATCCTGTCCACGCTCATCCGGCCGGACGCCGGGACCGTGCGGGTCGCCGGTCACGACCTGCTGCGCGAGCCCGAAGCGGTGCGCCGGGCGATCGGGGTCACCGGGCAGTTCGCGGCGATTGACGAGCTGCTCACCGGCGAGGAGAACTTACAGCTGATGTGCCAACTGCACCGGCTGTCCCCACAGGAGAGCCGGCAGCGTACCGCTCAACTGTTGGAGCGCTTCGAGCTGGCGGGCAAGGATGCGAAGAAGCTCGCCGGCGCCTACTCCGGCGGCATGCGGCGCAAGCTCGACCTGGCGATGACCCTCGTCGGCAGCCCCCGGATCATCTTCCTCGACGAGCCGACCACCGGTCTCGACCCGCGCAGTCGGCGCACCATGTGGGACATCATCCGGGACCTTGTCGCCGGCGGCGTCACGGTCTTCCTCACCACGCAGTACCTGGAAGAGGCGGACGAACTGGCCGACCGGATCGCGGTACTGCACCACGGCAACTTCGTTGCCGAAGGCACACCTGCCGAGCTCAAGCGCCTCGTCCCCGGCGGCGACATCCGGCTCACCTTCGACACCATGGAGCAACTCACCCTGGCCTCCGAGGCGTTGGGGACCTCGGACATCGACGAAGAGGCGTTGAGCCTACGCGTGCCGAGCGAGGGCGACCTGGGCTCGATGCGACGCGTCATCGACAGGCTCGACGGGGTCTCCGTGACGGCATCCAGCCTGTCGATGCACAGCCCCGACCTCGACGACGTGTTCCTCACCCTGACCTCTCAGCCCGCCACGGACAACGGAAAGCAGGAGGCAGTCCGATGA
- a CDS encoding S9 family peptidase yields the protein MNPIRLDASSYRTAEQLLRHNRGELVLNGSVRPRWLEDGVRFWYPTDTVGGPRFHLVDPVKGSRKPAFDHARLATALAAASGSEVDAAELPFGAFDVTGEAVEFDAFGARWRCALDDYTCVAVEGAPPRELLDVVAQDGRHAVFRQAYNIRARSLADRREWALTDDGSVDRDYGANPDYFMYSTLLGKLGIPHLPPAVLWSPDSRRVLTHRTDMRGVRETHLVDALPADGGPPMLRSQRFAHPGDERMPLAEFVVLDVESGKAVPALAEPVAMPMMSPISRRWAWWAEDGSAAYYLSSTRDMKTLSLHRLDPTSGEVRTVLNESGPTRVEPAQLLGQAPMVKVLSGGAEVLWYSQRDNWGHLYLYGTRDGELRAQVTSGQWAVQEVLHVDEERRVVYFLAAGLVEDDPYRRTVCRAGLDGTGFATVTDDDLDHVVTVAPGGDHFIDSASTNAAPPVITVRGWDGRERVALERTDASRLRATGWNPPERFRVTAADGETEIHGMLYLPHGFDPDERYPVVDHPYGFPSATRVVPCFDPGYYGYDAEALAALGFVVVAIDGRGAPGRDKAFHDHSYGRLGDAAGLADHVAALRELSRSRPWMDLDRVGVFGMSSGGFATVRAMLDFPEVFKAGVAECGVHDLRCAEQGVAEMYNGPFDAEKYAAASNVDIAHRLDGKLLLVHGGLDDSFAPHLTMRLVERLIAADKDFELLVVPSSDHAFVGYDHYLNRRRWDFLVRHVRGAEPPQGYRLTPVPMDAEAIAGLFG from the coding sequence ATGAACCCGATCAGGCTCGACGCATCCTCGTACCGGACCGCGGAGCAGCTGCTGCGGCACAACCGGGGCGAGCTCGTGCTCAATGGGAGCGTCCGGCCGAGGTGGCTCGAGGACGGGGTTCGCTTCTGGTACCCGACGGACACCGTGGGCGGCCCCCGCTTCCACCTCGTCGACCCCGTGAAGGGCAGCCGGAAACCCGCCTTCGACCATGCCCGGCTCGCCACGGCACTCGCGGCGGCGTCAGGCAGCGAGGTCGATGCGGCCGAGTTGCCGTTCGGCGCGTTCGATGTGACCGGTGAGGCGGTCGAGTTCGACGCGTTCGGTGCCCGCTGGCGATGCGCGCTGGACGACTACACCTGCGTCGCCGTCGAGGGAGCGCCGCCCCGCGAACTCCTCGACGTCGTCGCGCAGGACGGCCGCCACGCGGTGTTCCGGCAGGCGTACAACATCAGGGCCCGATCGCTGGCGGACCGGCGGGAGTGGGCGCTGACCGACGACGGCTCGGTGGACCGTGACTACGGCGCCAACCCGGACTACTTCATGTACTCGACGCTGCTGGGCAAGCTCGGCATCCCGCACCTGCCGCCCGCGGTGCTGTGGTCGCCGGACTCCAGGCGCGTACTCACTCACCGGACCGACATGCGCGGTGTCCGCGAGACGCACCTCGTCGATGCCCTGCCGGCGGACGGCGGGCCGCCCATGCTGCGGTCCCAGCGGTTCGCCCACCCCGGCGACGAGCGGATGCCGCTGGCCGAGTTCGTCGTGCTGGACGTCGAATCCGGCAAGGCGGTACCTGCGCTGGCCGAACCGGTGGCGATGCCGATGATGTCACCGATCTCCCGCCGCTGGGCATGGTGGGCCGAGGACGGCTCGGCGGCGTACTACCTGAGTTCCACGCGCGACATGAAGACGCTCAGCCTGCACCGGCTGGACCCGACATCCGGCGAGGTCCGCACGGTCCTGAACGAATCGGGGCCGACCCGGGTGGAGCCGGCCCAACTGCTCGGGCAGGCACCGATGGTCAAGGTCCTCTCCGGCGGGGCGGAGGTGCTGTGGTACTCCCAGCGAGACAACTGGGGTCACCTGTACCTCTACGGGACGCGGGACGGCGAACTGCGTGCACAGGTCACGTCGGGGCAGTGGGCGGTACAGGAAGTCCTGCACGTCGACGAGGAGCGGCGTGTGGTCTACTTTCTGGCCGCCGGTCTGGTCGAGGACGACCCCTACCGCCGGACGGTCTGCCGGGCGGGCTTGGACGGTACGGGCTTCGCCACGGTCACCGACGACGACCTGGACCACGTCGTGACGGTGGCGCCGGGCGGGGACCACTTCATCGACTCGGCCTCGACCAACGCGGCCCCGCCAGTGATCACCGTGCGCGGCTGGGACGGGCGCGAACGCGTCGCGTTGGAGCGCACGGACGCGTCGCGGCTGCGCGCGACGGGGTGGAACCCGCCGGAGCGGTTCCGGGTGACGGCGGCGGACGGAGAGACCGAGATCCACGGGATGCTCTACCTTCCGCACGGCTTCGATCCGGATGAACGGTACCCGGTCGTGGACCACCCGTACGGCTTCCCGAGCGCCACCCGCGTCGTGCCCTGCTTCGACCCCGGCTATTACGGCTACGACGCCGAGGCCCTGGCTGCGCTGGGCTTCGTCGTGGTCGCCATCGACGGGCGCGGTGCGCCGGGGCGGGACAAGGCGTTCCACGACCACTCCTACGGAAGGCTCGGGGACGCGGCCGGCCTCGCCGATCACGTGGCGGCTCTGCGTGAGCTGAGTCGCAGCCGCCCGTGGATGGACCTCGACCGGGTCGGGGTGTTCGGGATGTCCTCCGGCGGGTTCGCCACCGTCCGGGCGATGCTGGACTTCCCCGAGGTGTTCAAGGCGGGCGTCGCCGAGTGCGGGGTGCACGACCTGCGCTGTGCCGAGCAGGGCGTCGCGGAGATGTACAACGGCCCGTTCGACGCGGAGAAGTACGCCGCCGCCTCGAACGTCGACATCGCGCACCGGCTCGACGGCAAGCTGCTGCTGGTCCACGGCGGCCTCGACGACAGCTTCGCGCCGCATCTGACGATGCGCCTGGTGGAGCGCCTGATCGCGGCGGACAAGGACTTCGAACTGCTCGTCGTGCCCAGCTCCGACCACGCCTTCGTCGGTTACGACCACTATCTCAACCGGCGTCGGTGGGACTTCCTGGTCCGCCACGTGAGGGGCGCCGAACCGCCACAGGGGTACCGGCTCACCCCCGTCCCGATGGACGCGGAAGCGATCGCCGGCCTGTTCGGATGA
- a CDS encoding toxin-antitoxin system HicB family antitoxin → MDLTPYVDGLHRELLASAGANDGDAMALAERLTASVTSATRLTMLDVLSAAADEITRDLVPGSVEVRLRGRNPYFVVTPATLHEPLDNDFAPPQDGPAPHVAPAPEEAPPSGTEGAVGRINFRPPEQLKARIEAAAAKEGLSLNAYLVRITTAALDADATPSRSGRRGSGPTRHYVGWVG, encoded by the coding sequence ATGGATCTCACACCCTACGTCGACGGCCTCCACCGAGAACTCCTGGCCTCCGCGGGGGCCAACGACGGCGACGCCATGGCGCTGGCCGAGCGGCTGACCGCGTCGGTCACGTCCGCGACCCGGCTCACCATGCTGGACGTGCTGTCGGCCGCGGCGGACGAGATCACCCGGGACCTCGTGCCCGGCTCGGTGGAAGTCCGGCTGCGCGGACGCAACCCCTACTTCGTGGTCACGCCCGCCACCCTCCATGAACCGCTCGACAACGACTTCGCCCCACCGCAGGACGGTCCCGCGCCGCACGTCGCCCCGGCCCCGGAGGAGGCTCCCCCGAGCGGCACCGAGGGGGCCGTGGGCCGCATCAATTTCCGCCCGCCCGAGCAGCTCAAGGCCCGCATCGAAGCCGCCGCCGCCAAGGAGGGGCTCTCGCTGAACGCCTACTTGGTCCGCATCACCACGGCCGCGCTGGACGCCGACGCCACCCCGTCCCGCTCGGGCCGCCGCGGCTCGGGACCCACGCGCCACTACGTCGGCTGGGTCGGCTGA
- a CDS encoding thioesterase II family protein, translating into MHTRKATRADLWLRPCGDAVTHPRRRLVCLPHAGGTANTYSSWPAFLPPDTGVYAAQYPGRQDRFGEPPAGGIDDMAEEIASAVEPFTGEPLVIFGHSMGAYVAYEVAAELERRHGPVVDLLVVSGVTAPHRKQPGEVHKLPDAEFAAEVARDNESFAALLANPDLVEVLLPMIRDDYRLFEIYQPGAPTAVRAPVLATGGVEDPDVDHAGLASWGELATGGFDVLSFPGGHFYLVQDEAALVAAVADRLPSP; encoded by the coding sequence GTGCACACCAGGAAAGCGACGAGGGCCGACCTCTGGCTCCGCCCGTGCGGCGATGCCGTGACGCACCCCCGCCGACGGCTCGTCTGCCTGCCCCACGCCGGCGGCACCGCGAACACATACAGCTCGTGGCCCGCGTTCCTGCCGCCGGACACGGGCGTGTACGCGGCGCAGTACCCCGGCCGGCAGGACCGCTTCGGCGAGCCTCCCGCGGGCGGGATCGATGACATGGCCGAGGAGATCGCGTCGGCGGTCGAGCCATTCACCGGCGAGCCATTGGTGATCTTCGGGCACAGCATGGGTGCCTACGTCGCCTACGAGGTCGCCGCCGAACTGGAACGTCGGCATGGTCCGGTCGTCGACCTCCTCGTCGTCTCCGGTGTCACCGCTCCGCACCGCAAGCAGCCTGGCGAGGTGCACAAGCTCCCGGACGCCGAGTTCGCCGCCGAGGTCGCCCGCGACAACGAGTCGTTCGCGGCCTTGCTGGCCAACCCGGACCTGGTCGAGGTGCTGCTGCCGATGATCCGCGACGACTACCGGCTCTTCGAGATCTACCAGCCGGGCGCCCCCACCGCGGTGCGCGCACCGGTGCTCGCGACGGGCGGCGTCGAGGACCCGGACGTCGACCACGCCGGTCTCGCCTCGTGGGGCGAACTGGCCACTGGCGGGTTCGACGTCCTGAGCTTCCCGGGTGGGCACTTCTACCTGGTCCAGGACGAGGCGGCGCTGGTCGCCGCGGTCGCCGACCGGCTGCCGTCCCCGTGA
- a CDS encoding IS701 family transposase has protein sequence MANRCGLNTLDALLDAHVPLTEEPDLRAFCTQIFRYLSRVDQRRCAHAYVEALLTTPGKKSIRRLARAISASPAAAQSLRQFVNASPWNWEPVLHELATWAAGYSPAHAWSIGRAFLPKRGERSVGVHRHYDPSSNHTLNCQLGYGAFLCIDTAYIPVAWELSLPGPWTDDPHLRQHARVPDTQLYRPPWAHVLGLVDTLATRVKSAPLVADLSDDQDVNLLVNGLNQRGQPFVIRVPHNLAVTMSQNFGARQPLPAAARFMFPAKPLETLTVTAPGGGRRPTRVQSMRVHVQAPQSGSPSERPYQLFTEMRTDNRPGAIWITNLPPQRLPDAVKLASYATGPAVAVNAMAQWFGLLDFEGRSFPGWHHHMSLVSAAYAYQRLGRSSSHRPGERRLELPGM, from the coding sequence ATGGCGAACCGCTGCGGACTCAATACGCTGGACGCGCTCTTAGACGCCCATGTTCCACTGACTGAGGAGCCGGATCTCAGGGCGTTCTGCACGCAGATCTTCAGGTACCTCTCACGCGTCGACCAGCGCCGCTGCGCCCACGCCTACGTGGAAGCCCTCCTCACCACGCCCGGCAAGAAGTCCATTCGTCGCCTCGCCCGCGCCATCTCGGCCTCCCCCGCCGCAGCGCAGTCACTGCGCCAGTTCGTCAACGCGAGCCCATGGAACTGGGAGCCCGTCCTGCACGAACTCGCCACCTGGGCCGCAGGATACAGCCCCGCCCACGCGTGGTCCATCGGTCGCGCCTTCCTGCCCAAACGCGGTGAGCGCTCGGTCGGCGTGCACCGTCATTACGACCCGTCTTCCAACCACACGCTGAACTGCCAACTTGGATATGGCGCGTTCCTGTGCATCGACACCGCGTACATACCCGTCGCCTGGGAACTGTCGCTGCCCGGGCCGTGGACCGACGACCCGCACCTACGCCAACACGCCCGCGTTCCCGATACGCAGCTCTACCGTCCGCCGTGGGCCCACGTCCTTGGCCTGGTGGACACTCTCGCGACGCGTGTCAAGTCGGCCCCCCTGGTAGCGGACTTGAGCGATGATCAGGACGTCAATCTCCTCGTCAACGGACTCAACCAGCGTGGCCAGCCCTTCGTCATCCGAGTGCCACACAATCTGGCGGTGACGATGAGTCAGAATTTTGGGGCTCGCCAACCCCTCCCTGCTGCCGCGCGCTTCATGTTCCCGGCGAAACCGCTGGAAACGTTGACGGTCACCGCCCCGGGCGGGGGGCGCCGTCCCACCCGCGTTCAGTCCATGAGGGTGCACGTGCAGGCTCCGCAGTCAGGTTCGCCCTCGGAACGGCCGTACCAGCTCTTCACCGAGATGCGGACGGACAACCGTCCCGGTGCGATCTGGATCACGAACCTTCCGCCTCAGCGGCTGCCGGATGCCGTCAAGTTGGCGTCGTACGCGACCGGCCCCGCCGTCGCCGTGAACGCGATGGCTCAGTGGTTCGGGCTGCTCGACTTCGAGGGGCGTTCCTTTCCCGGCTGGCACCATCACATGAGCCTGGTGTCCGCCGCGTACGCCTATCAGCGCCTCGGCCGCTCGTCATCCCACCGTCCAGGCGAGCGGCGCCTGGAGCTCCCCGGTATGTGA
- a CDS encoding ABC transporter permease, with translation MSTLSLALHDSSTMLRRNLRHATRNPSTLLGSVVMPCVLLLLFVFAFGGTMGNGLGGAAEGIDYVDYLAPGIFLLALTVGAMGTSIAVAVDMTKGIINRFRTMAISRASVLTGHVVGSVIQSMVSMVVVIAIALLVGFRPTAGVLGWLGAIGLMALVSFALTWVAVGFGLLAKTVDSASNMPMILQVLPFLSSTFVPAESMASGLRWFSENEPFTPITDTLRNLLLDRPVGNDWIIGVAWCLGIALVGYLWSRKLYRRDPRNT, from the coding sequence ATGAGCACGCTCTCCCTCGCCCTGCACGACTCCTCCACGATGCTGCGCCGCAACCTGCGGCACGCCACCCGCAACCCGTCGACGCTGCTCGGGTCGGTGGTCATGCCGTGCGTGCTCCTGCTGTTGTTCGTCTTCGCCTTCGGCGGCACTATGGGCAACGGACTGGGCGGCGCCGCGGAGGGGATCGACTACGTCGACTACCTCGCCCCCGGTATCTTCCTGCTGGCCCTGACGGTGGGGGCGATGGGCACCTCGATCGCGGTCGCGGTCGACATGACCAAGGGGATCATCAACCGGTTCCGCACCATGGCCATCTCCCGCGCCTCGGTTCTGACCGGCCACGTCGTGGGCAGTGTGATCCAGTCGATGGTCAGCATGGTCGTGGTCATCGCCATCGCGCTGCTGGTCGGCTTCCGGCCCACCGCTGGAGTTCTGGGCTGGCTCGGGGCCATCGGCCTGATGGCCCTGGTGAGCTTCGCGCTCACCTGGGTGGCGGTCGGCTTCGGTCTGCTGGCGAAGACCGTCGACTCGGCGAGCAACATGCCGATGATCCTGCAGGTCCTGCCGTTCCTGTCCAGCACGTTCGTACCGGCCGAGTCGATGGCCTCCGGTCTCCGTTGGTTCTCCGAGAACGAGCCCTTCACGCCGATCACCGACACGTTGCGCAATCTGCTCCTCGACAGGCCGGTCGGCAACGACTGGATCATCGGCGTCGCCTGGTGCCTCGGCATCGCGCTGGTCGGATACCTGTGGTCGAGGAAGTTGTACAGGCGCGACCCCAGGAACACCTGA
- a CDS encoding DUF4097 family beta strand repeat-containing protein — protein MPEFTTPEPITVALTMSSGKVSIIAGDRTDTVVQVRPTDEASAPDAKVAEQTEVDYTAGQLLIKAPDPSWLSGIMGNSPSIDVTIEVPAGSNLQAELTKVQVHAEGRLEEVRLESVSGHIRLDCVGTLHADTVSGHITVEDVSGYASVNGVSGKVRVRRARGSAVVKGVNGDTWIGDAGSDLHLSAVDGNIFVDSAGPGVTARTSSGSIRIGHLKAGEVDLLTGSGEIEIGIGEGSTAWIDARSATGTVRNSLQAQDGPTQQADMVKALARTRHGDIMIHRSQRPGPSEIG, from the coding sequence ATGCCCGAGTTCACCACGCCCGAACCCATCACCGTCGCGCTCACCATGAGCAGCGGCAAGGTGTCCATCATCGCCGGGGACCGGACCGACACAGTCGTGCAGGTCCGGCCGACCGACGAAGCGTCCGCACCCGACGCCAAGGTGGCCGAGCAGACCGAAGTCGACTACACCGCAGGCCAGTTGCTGATCAAGGCGCCGGACCCGTCCTGGCTGAGCGGCATCATGGGCAACAGCCCCTCGATCGATGTGACGATCGAAGTGCCGGCCGGCTCCAACCTGCAAGCCGAACTGACGAAGGTGCAGGTCCATGCCGAAGGCCGCCTCGAGGAGGTCCGCCTCGAGAGCGTTTCGGGCCACATCCGCCTCGACTGCGTGGGCACGCTCCACGCCGACACCGTCTCCGGACACATCACCGTCGAAGACGTGAGCGGGTACGCCAGCGTCAACGGCGTGTCCGGCAAGGTGCGGGTGCGCAGGGCCCGGGGCAGCGCCGTCGTCAAGGGCGTCAACGGCGACACCTGGATCGGCGATGCGGGCAGCGACCTGCACCTCAGCGCGGTCGACGGCAACATCTTCGTGGACAGCGCCGGACCGGGCGTCACGGCCAGGACCTCGAGCGGCAGCATCCGGATCGGCCACCTGAAGGCAGGCGAAGTCGACCTGCTGACCGGCTCGGGAGAAATCGAGATCGGCATCGGCGAGGGCTCGACGGCCTGGATCGACGCCCGGAGCGCGACCGGGACCGTGCGCAACTCCCTACAGGCCCAGGACGGCCCCACGCAGCAAGCGGACATGGTCAAGGCGCTGGCCAGGACGCGACACGGCGACATCATGATCCATCGCTCGCAGCGGCCCGGCCCTTCGGAGATCGGCTAG
- a CDS encoding PucR family transcriptional regulator: MVMFDGREEAEILRLAMATVPRLGPCRPEACYLLKDGRFQLAAVTDPNADGGHARRDMARADEQFTVLGGEDGPVRFREDDWGWAVALRCASGLIGYLVVSAERPPSDDQRFLVYALAQPTGAALYNADSRRRDREYAWQTLRVKEEREATNERLTALVAELEQQRTVHEVLARTSVAEDGEDGIARAVFQLTGLPACVEDRFGNLLAWAGPGAPACGKPEPLRREQLLQEAMRALSPVRDKDRLVGLARHHGEILGTIALIDPATEAGEAEEFTLEHACTALALELAHRRNLADVELRLRRELVNDLITGTDDSATYTRAEAVGHDLHGMHHVAVVQWQDTPADERFMRAVSRAAQALGMRSLLARRSETAVLIVQGEPHGAALYEAVAGELDSRRGAVGIGGPCEVTDGLPRSFDQATRALSVRRRSQPPYGATDFDQLGLYRILARGDDGREVEQFVREWLGHLLDYDVAHGTDLVPTLTQYFDCGGNYDKTARALAIHRSTLRYRLQRIHEVSGRRLNDVESRLNLQVATRIWKVSGSATL; the protein is encoded by the coding sequence ATGGTGATGTTCGATGGGCGTGAAGAGGCCGAGATCCTGCGCCTTGCCATGGCCACGGTGCCCCGGCTCGGACCGTGCCGGCCCGAGGCCTGCTACCTCTTGAAGGACGGACGCTTCCAGCTGGCTGCGGTCACCGACCCGAACGCCGACGGCGGGCACGCCCGGCGGGACATGGCCCGGGCGGATGAGCAGTTCACGGTACTGGGCGGGGAGGACGGGCCGGTCCGGTTCCGGGAGGACGACTGGGGGTGGGCGGTCGCGCTGCGCTGCGCCAGCGGGCTGATCGGCTACCTCGTCGTCAGTGCGGAGAGGCCGCCGTCCGACGACCAACGCTTCCTGGTTTACGCGCTTGCCCAGCCCACCGGAGCCGCCCTTTACAACGCCGACTCCCGCCGCCGCGACCGGGAGTACGCCTGGCAGACGCTCCGGGTGAAGGAGGAGCGCGAAGCTACCAACGAACGGCTCACGGCGCTGGTGGCGGAACTGGAGCAACAACGCACCGTCCATGAGGTCCTCGCCCGGACCAGCGTGGCCGAAGACGGGGAGGACGGCATCGCCCGTGCGGTGTTCCAGCTGACCGGCCTGCCGGCATGCGTCGAGGACCGCTTCGGGAACCTGCTGGCCTGGGCTGGGCCCGGCGCCCCCGCCTGCGGCAAGCCCGAACCGCTGCGGCGGGAGCAGCTCCTCCAGGAGGCCATGCGCGCGCTGAGCCCCGTCCGCGACAAGGACCGGCTCGTCGGACTGGCCCGCCACCATGGTGAGATCCTCGGAACGATCGCCCTCATCGACCCCGCCACCGAGGCAGGGGAAGCCGAGGAGTTCACTCTCGAGCACGCGTGCACCGCTCTGGCCCTCGAACTCGCCCACCGCCGCAACCTCGCGGACGTCGAACTGCGGCTGCGGCGCGAGCTGGTGAACGATCTCATCACCGGCACCGACGACAGCGCTACGTATACCCGCGCGGAAGCGGTCGGCCATGACCTGCACGGCATGCACCATGTGGCCGTCGTGCAGTGGCAGGACACGCCCGCGGACGAGCGGTTCATGCGGGCGGTCTCCCGTGCCGCCCAGGCGCTGGGCATGCGGTCGCTGCTGGCCAGACGCTCGGAGACGGCCGTTCTGATCGTCCAGGGGGAGCCGCACGGCGCGGCGCTGTACGAGGCCGTGGCCGGCGAGTTGGACTCCCGGCGGGGTGCCGTGGGCATCGGCGGTCCATGTGAGGTGACGGACGGCCTCCCCCGGTCCTTCGACCAGGCCACCCGGGCGCTGAGTGTCCGCCGGCGCTCCCAGCCACCGTACGGTGCCACCGACTTCGACCAGCTGGGCCTCTACCGCATCCTCGCCCGGGGCGACGATGGCCGCGAGGTGGAACAGTTCGTCCGCGAATGGCTCGGCCATCTCCTGGACTACGACGTCGCGCACGGAACCGATCTCGTGCCCACCCTCACCCAGTACTTCGACTGCGGTGGCAACTACGACAAGACGGCCCGCGCTCTCGCCATCCACCGCAGTACCCTGCGCTACCGGCTGCAACGCATCCATGAGGTCAGCGGCCGGAGGCTGAACGACGTCGAGAGCCGCCTCAACCTCCAAGTGGCGACCCGAATCTGGAAGGTCAGCGGATCGGCGACCCTGTGA